The Streptomyces nitrosporeus genome includes a window with the following:
- a CDS encoding UbiX family flavin prenyltransferase — MSRQQRRPWIVGVSGASGTPFAASVLRGLLAAGEDVDLVVSRASRLTLLDETGIAFRDAHRREDLGAWLARGADGKPDTFAVRDAELDRVRHWAAGDLAAGPSSGSYPAKGMLIVPASTACVAGVALGLSKDLLQRAASVTLKERRTLVVAVRETPLSGATLKQMVALDEAGAVVLPASPAFYAGATHIQDLVDFVAGRVLDAADVPHRLYRRWEGELGAGARESSPGAP; from the coding sequence GTGAGTCGGCAGCAGCGCAGGCCTTGGATTGTCGGGGTCTCGGGCGCTTCGGGTACCCCGTTCGCGGCTTCCGTCCTGCGCGGTCTGCTGGCCGCGGGGGAGGACGTCGATCTGGTCGTCAGCCGGGCCTCGCGGCTGACCCTGCTGGACGAGACGGGCATCGCCTTCCGGGACGCGCACCGGCGCGAGGACCTGGGGGCGTGGCTGGCGCGGGGCGCCGACGGCAAGCCGGACACCTTCGCCGTCCGGGACGCGGAGCTGGACCGGGTGCGGCACTGGGCGGCCGGCGACCTGGCGGCGGGGCCGTCCTCGGGGTCGTACCCGGCGAAGGGGATGCTGATCGTCCCGGCGTCCACGGCCTGTGTGGCCGGGGTGGCGCTGGGGCTCTCCAAGGACCTGCTGCAACGGGCGGCGAGTGTGACGCTCAAGGAGCGGCGGACGCTGGTGGTCGCCGTACGGGAGACACCGCTCAGCGGGGCCACGCTGAAGCAGATGGTGGCGCTGGACGAGGCGGGCGCGGTGGTGCTGCCCGCCTCACCGGCGTTCTACGCGGGCGCGACGCACATCCAGGACCTGGTGGACTTCGTCGCGGGGCGGGTGCTGGACGCGGCGGATGTGCCGCACCGGCTGTACCGCCGCTGGGAGGGGGAGCTCGGGGCCGGCGCCCGGGAGAGTTCCCCGGGCGCCCCCTAG
- a CDS encoding Lrp/AsnC family transcriptional regulator, producing MDAVDRQLIQALRENGRASYAELGRLVGLSGPSVTDRINRLETAGVITGYRATVDAASLGLGVTALIGISLSDAADHEDVAHRLKDLAEIEDCWFIAGDDSFMLKVRVGDVDGLERTIRRLSGTRGVSRTRTTVVLSTKWENRVGELPEES from the coding sequence ATGGACGCGGTGGACAGGCAGCTCATCCAGGCACTCAGGGAGAACGGCAGGGCCTCGTACGCCGAGCTGGGGCGGCTCGTCGGGCTCTCCGGACCCAGCGTCACCGACCGCATCAACCGGCTGGAAACCGCCGGTGTCATCACCGGCTACCGCGCGACCGTGGACGCGGCCTCGCTGGGCCTCGGTGTCACCGCGCTCATCGGCATCTCGCTCTCCGACGCCGCCGACCACGAGGACGTCGCCCACCGGCTGAAGGACCTCGCCGAGATCGAGGACTGCTGGTTCATCGCCGGCGACGACTCCTTCATGCTCAAGGTCCGGGTCGGTGACGTGGACGGGCTGGAGCGGACCATCCGCAGGCTCAGCGGCACGCGAGGGGTCTCCCGGACCCGTACGACGGTCGTGCTCTCCACCAAATGGGAGAACAGGGTCGGGGAGCTCCCCGAGGAGTCCTGA